In Microvenator marinus, one genomic interval encodes:
- a CDS encoding Hsp70 family protein, giving the protein MTQYKRVVGIDLGTTNSALALLSTDGSEAVLWEDRFKRKTYPSVVGINHNSEFVSGWDAWNRRAIAPYPVSSIKRKMGATQTTTLGEHKLLPEEFSAEILKGLVAGARQQFESRPEKPITFDAAVITVPAYFDAPQIEATKRAGELAGLEVKSLIQEPTAAAMYYAWKHGISDANFLVYDLGGGTFDVSVIRSLHGEYQVLGIDGDNFLGGDDFDKRLAEHFRKTLVEMGYSLDLNISESSDDAVRFFLLTKLAQEVKEALSTTEVHYVARRDLFEDHDGNSVSLELEYSREEFENLVADLVDQSIACAHRALEKSQERAAVTLADIDFVLLVGGSTHVPLVKEKVKEAFCSGQSKAGVPMQDEPDTCVALGAAVYAATLGGLQIVEQDATLHVKSNTYTHESTIDIFAEILLQPELGRAVKTAALINQAGDVVALVRANGEDDEIEVAFEEIQLADEGEHRFRLELCDADGDELIGFELEVYRGDPDRYRPSGSALSNLSVLAKDIYLEVVRDHRPERQLLMERGTSLPSGGEFRFYTADRSGALLLRLYQNRYPIRTIHLSIPPETEPGTPVELKLNVDETMTIVAEGEVLGQRFWAQIEAPQARELKDWSAAEAILGEVEIIAKELWGNEARYFRNATDPLVAGIREAARTDLEKLQALLLRLEDVLDTYRNRESALTPAWERYEMLLNGVKRIVFRGDGKRQLGLSTDEWRQRLEDGEKAARAAYDGANQAAWTQHFNQIQATWESLSQDEFRFASHSDPDSHVENLKATLRDAIDRLRSDIHSFTISANEETAQIQRKELELIRLELTEKVEGPLNRLENADVSAIKAKPELDRLFETYHFVRKRLERLPTLGLVTR; this is encoded by the coding sequence TGACTCAGTACAAACGTGTAGTTGGAATCGACCTCGGCACCACGAACTCGGCGCTCGCACTCTTGTCTACCGATGGCAGCGAAGCCGTCCTCTGGGAAGATCGATTCAAGCGAAAGACCTATCCCTCCGTGGTTGGGATCAACCATAACTCTGAGTTTGTCAGCGGCTGGGACGCTTGGAACCGACGCGCCATCGCGCCCTACCCGGTTTCTTCCATCAAGCGGAAGATGGGGGCAACGCAAACCACCACTCTTGGGGAGCACAAGCTTCTCCCAGAAGAGTTTTCAGCTGAGATCCTCAAAGGTCTGGTCGCTGGCGCGCGGCAACAATTTGAGTCACGGCCCGAGAAGCCCATCACCTTTGATGCTGCGGTGATCACGGTCCCTGCGTACTTTGACGCGCCACAAATCGAAGCCACGAAACGGGCGGGAGAACTCGCCGGTTTGGAGGTCAAGAGCCTAATCCAGGAGCCTACCGCGGCCGCCATGTACTATGCCTGGAAGCACGGCATCTCGGATGCAAACTTCCTTGTCTACGACCTTGGCGGCGGCACCTTTGATGTCTCGGTTATCCGAAGTCTGCACGGCGAGTACCAAGTGTTGGGGATTGACGGCGACAACTTCCTCGGAGGTGATGATTTTGACAAACGGCTCGCGGAGCATTTCCGCAAAACTCTTGTTGAAATGGGCTACTCTCTCGACCTCAACATCTCGGAGTCTTCAGACGACGCCGTTCGCTTCTTCTTACTCACGAAGTTGGCCCAAGAGGTCAAAGAAGCCCTGAGCACCACCGAAGTCCACTACGTAGCGCGCCGAGACCTCTTTGAGGACCACGACGGCAACTCGGTTTCACTTGAACTCGAATACAGTCGCGAAGAGTTCGAAAACCTCGTCGCAGACCTCGTCGACCAGTCCATCGCCTGTGCACATCGGGCGTTAGAGAAGAGCCAGGAGCGCGCTGCGGTGACGCTGGCGGACATCGACTTCGTCTTGCTGGTCGGTGGCTCTACCCACGTTCCACTCGTGAAGGAAAAGGTCAAAGAAGCGTTTTGCTCAGGGCAATCCAAAGCCGGTGTTCCTATGCAAGACGAGCCGGACACCTGCGTGGCGCTTGGAGCTGCCGTCTATGCGGCGACGCTTGGAGGGCTCCAAATCGTTGAGCAAGACGCTACTTTGCACGTCAAATCCAACACGTACACCCATGAGTCCACGATCGATATTTTTGCCGAGATTCTGCTTCAACCCGAGCTAGGACGGGCGGTTAAGACCGCGGCACTTATCAATCAGGCTGGAGATGTTGTCGCTCTGGTAAGAGCCAATGGCGAAGACGACGAAATTGAGGTCGCATTTGAGGAAATTCAGCTCGCCGATGAAGGTGAACACCGATTTAGGCTTGAGTTATGCGACGCAGATGGCGACGAACTCATCGGCTTTGAACTCGAGGTATACCGCGGCGATCCCGACCGCTACAGGCCATCTGGAAGCGCTCTCTCAAACCTGAGCGTGCTCGCGAAAGATATCTATCTAGAAGTTGTGCGTGACCATCGCCCAGAAAGGCAGCTTCTGATGGAGCGCGGAACGAGCCTTCCTTCCGGTGGTGAGTTCCGGTTCTACACGGCAGACCGCTCCGGTGCGCTACTGCTGCGCCTCTATCAAAACCGCTATCCGATTCGCACCATTCATCTTTCGATTCCCCCAGAGACGGAACCTGGTACGCCGGTCGAGCTCAAACTGAACGTGGACGAAACCATGACGATTGTGGCCGAAGGAGAAGTGCTTGGACAGCGCTTCTGGGCTCAGATCGAGGCGCCTCAAGCGCGCGAACTCAAAGATTGGTCGGCGGCCGAGGCCATCTTGGGCGAAGTCGAGATCATTGCCAAGGAACTCTGGGGCAACGAAGCTCGGTATTTCAGAAACGCTACCGACCCCTTGGTAGCAGGCATTCGTGAGGCCGCGCGCACGGACCTCGAAAAACTCCAGGCGCTCCTGCTCAGGCTAGAAGATGTGCTGGATACCTATCGCAACCGTGAGAGTGCGCTCACACCCGCATGGGAGCGATATGAAATGCTCTTGAACGGGGTCAAACGCATCGTGTTTCGCGGTGATGGAAAACGCCAACTCGGCCTGAGCACCGATGAATGGCGGCAGCGCCTCGAAGACGGCGAGAAGGCGGCCAGAGCCGCGTATGATGGGGCGAACCAGGCGGCTTGGACTCAGCATTTCAACCAGATTCAAGCCACGTGGGAGAGCCTAAGTCAGGACGAGTTCAGGTTCGCGTCGCACTCGGATCCCGACTCGCACGTGGAAAACCTGAAAGCCACACTAAGAGATGCAATCGACCGCCTTCGCTCCGACATTCATTCGTTTACGATCTCGGCGAATGAGGAGACGGCGCAGATACAACGAAAGGAACTCGAGTTGATTCGGCTTGAGCTCACAGAAAAAGTCGAAGGCCCCCTCAATCGCCTCGAAAACGCAGACGTTTCGGCGATCAAAGCTAAGCCCGAGCTCGACAGACTCTTTGAGACCTATCATTTCGTCCGCAAAAGACTCGAGCGATTGCCAACTCTCGGACTGGTGACACGTTGA
- the mgtE gene encoding magnesium transporter, translating into MAVNTTQIELLRKLLRHGAKERVVKTLSKFRAADLAEFFKHLSPVEQRAFIDILYSQRQAAYTLLELPDGILEEILDVLEIEKISVLIKRVAADDAVFFLSLLDTDRADQVMALLDEPTRQQIERIRMYPAESAGSLMTNEMMTLTDSMTVAQAIEEIRARAEEHEFIFYVYVVSDSGTFVGVVPIRRLITAPPDTRLQDVMAVNPVAVKATDDQERVANLTARYNLLAVPVVDDQFKLLGVITVDDVIDVLTEEATEDMYKMQLLSDEDRVYSPVGKSIQRRMPWMVLNLATAFLASTVVGAFEATISQVVILAAFMPIVAGMGGNGGTQTLTVITRGIALGELGYSDGIRTIGKQVLIGLVVGAGVGIIAGGIAWYWQGNPFLGLVLFLSMIVNMSIAGLAGAAVPILLKFLNQDPALGGGVIVTTFTDVFGFFAFLGLATVFLQYLV; encoded by the coding sequence ATGGCAGTCAACACCACTCAAATCGAACTTCTTCGCAAACTCTTGAGGCACGGTGCCAAAGAACGCGTCGTCAAGACCCTCTCTAAGTTCCGTGCTGCTGACCTCGCGGAGTTTTTCAAACACCTAAGTCCCGTTGAGCAGCGGGCCTTTATCGATATTCTCTACTCGCAACGGCAGGCGGCCTACACGCTTTTGGAGCTGCCTGACGGTATCCTCGAGGAGATCCTCGATGTGCTCGAGATCGAGAAGATCTCGGTTCTGATTAAGCGTGTTGCGGCCGATGATGCCGTCTTCTTCCTTAGTCTCTTGGATACCGATCGCGCTGATCAGGTCATGGCGTTGCTCGACGAGCCGACGCGTCAGCAAATCGAGCGGATTCGAATGTACCCGGCAGAATCCGCGGGTTCGTTGATGACCAATGAGATGATGACCTTGACCGACTCGATGACGGTTGCCCAGGCCATCGAGGAGATTCGAGCACGCGCCGAAGAACACGAGTTCATCTTTTATGTCTATGTGGTCAGCGATTCCGGGACTTTTGTTGGGGTGGTGCCCATTCGGCGCCTGATCACGGCGCCGCCCGATACAAGACTTCAAGACGTGATGGCGGTCAATCCTGTTGCCGTCAAAGCCACTGACGACCAGGAACGCGTGGCTAATCTCACCGCCCGATACAATCTCTTGGCGGTCCCGGTAGTGGACGACCAATTCAAGCTTTTGGGCGTGATTACTGTGGATGACGTGATCGACGTTCTCACGGAAGAAGCCACCGAAGATATGTACAAGATGCAACTCCTCTCCGACGAGGACCGCGTCTATTCTCCGGTCGGCAAATCCATTCAGCGGCGTATGCCATGGATGGTGCTCAATCTCGCCACGGCATTCCTTGCGTCTACGGTGGTGGGCGCTTTTGAGGCCACCATCTCACAAGTCGTGATTCTCGCCGCGTTTATGCCCATCGTGGCAGGGATGGGTGGGAACGGAGGGACGCAGACGCTCACCGTGATCACTCGCGGTATCGCGCTCGGCGAGCTCGGCTATTCCGACGGAATCCGAACGATTGGAAAGCAGGTCTTGATTGGCCTGGTGGTGGGTGCCGGCGTAGGCATCATCGCGGGCGGCATCGCCTGGTACTGGCAGGGAAATCCCTTCCTCGGACTGGTCTTGTTCCTCTCGATGATCGTCAACATGTCGATCGCGGGGCTGGCAGGCGCCGCCGTGCCTATTTTGCTGAAGTTTTTGAATCAAGACCCGGCCCTTGGTGGCGGTGTGATCGTCACCACGTTTACAGACGTTTTTGGGTTCTTTGCTTTCCTTGGCCTGGCCACGGTTTTTCTGCAGTATTTGGTGTGA
- a CDS encoding TRAP transporter TatT component family protein, with the protein MVIRKRFVVRALSALLLGAMALPACGGAQRDSALTTDQGKLTAATQEGDFATTMQAADAAWAKRAEKASLMSAIGEWEKAAQLPTPDLAPEARAAVIADINERLTRAYYFLGDSHLRVEGASDEEIMAVFEKGVTAAERAIALRDPEFAAKVAADKNAWQGAVKSASPTAAPALYWYATNLGKWALLEGIATILSRKDDIKVTMDWIVANDPGFFYGAPHRYFGTYHTKVPLGGGNPEASKASFENAIQIAPNYLATKVLMAENYAVLVGERELFESLLNEVVNTPSNVDPEIEPENAFEKMKAKKLLEEADEYFY; encoded by the coding sequence ATGGTGATTCGTAAGCGATTTGTAGTTCGCGCTCTCTCGGCGCTTCTTCTTGGTGCCATGGCTCTGCCCGCCTGTGGCGGTGCCCAACGTGATTCTGCTCTGACAACAGACCAGGGCAAATTAACCGCGGCAACTCAAGAGGGAGACTTCGCAACAACCATGCAAGCTGCCGATGCCGCCTGGGCAAAGCGCGCCGAAAAAGCGAGCCTCATGAGCGCCATAGGCGAATGGGAAAAAGCGGCGCAGCTGCCGACTCCCGACCTCGCTCCGGAAGCCCGTGCCGCCGTCATTGCGGACATCAATGAGCGCCTGACTCGCGCTTACTACTTCCTCGGCGATAGCCACCTTAGAGTTGAAGGTGCTTCTGACGAAGAGATCATGGCCGTCTTTGAGAAAGGCGTAACGGCAGCCGAGCGTGCGATTGCCCTGCGCGATCCAGAATTTGCCGCGAAAGTGGCCGCCGATAAGAACGCCTGGCAAGGTGCCGTCAAGTCCGCAAGCCCTACGGCCGCTCCTGCCCTCTACTGGTATGCAACCAACCTCGGCAAATGGGCCCTTCTTGAAGGGATCGCCACCATTCTTTCCAGAAAAGACGACATCAAAGTCACCATGGACTGGATCGTTGCGAACGACCCGGGCTTCTTCTACGGCGCGCCTCATCGCTACTTCGGCACTTACCACACCAAAGTGCCTCTCGGCGGCGGCAACCCTGAAGCCTCCAAAGCATCCTTTGAAAACGCGATCCAGATCGCGCCTAACTACCTCGCCACCAAAGTCTTGATGGCTGAGAACTACGCAGTGCTCGTTGGAGAACGTGAACTCTTCGAGAGCTTGCTGAATGAAGTCGTCAACACCCCGTCAAACGTTGACCCGGAGATCGAGCCGGAAAATGCCTTCGAAAAGATGAAGGCGAAGAAATTGCTCGAAGAAGCTGACGAGTACTTCTATTGA
- a CDS encoding TRAP transporter substrate-binding protein: MKTPLILLLALTLIGFASPVAAQEKEQEIYTLNLGTVAPKNTPWGRQLASMKKRIEKDSNGRIKVRLFMGTAGGEVSIVRQTKRGELQAAGVSTGALASLVPEMNVFELPYLFKDGAEADKIIDNHLFDPVSSILDENGFKLYLFSENGFRNFATKGKCITDPKDLADLKMRAQESWVHEETYRALGGNPVRIAVPETLSAIQSNNVQGFDNTPLFAFAASWHQGIDHWTLSDHIYQPAVIVYSKEWFEKLPKDLQEILLADRKKETDMGRDLVRKLHPKLVQNLEASNIKVCSVTPAQRKAFADKTKSVHNLFKKRVGKKGANLLDIIEKNR; this comes from the coding sequence ATGAAAACACCACTTATCCTCTTACTTGCACTGACTCTCATTGGCTTTGCCAGTCCCGTTGCGGCGCAGGAGAAGGAACAAGAGATCTACACGCTAAACCTAGGTACCGTGGCGCCCAAAAACACGCCTTGGGGGCGTCAACTGGCGTCCATGAAGAAGCGAATCGAAAAAGATTCCAACGGACGCATCAAAGTCCGACTTTTCATGGGCACAGCGGGCGGCGAGGTCTCTATCGTGAGACAAACCAAACGCGGCGAACTCCAGGCAGCCGGTGTGTCCACGGGCGCGCTCGCTAGCCTAGTTCCCGAAATGAACGTCTTTGAGCTTCCTTACCTTTTCAAAGACGGTGCTGAGGCCGACAAGATTATCGACAACCATCTCTTCGATCCCGTCTCCTCGATTCTCGATGAGAACGGATTCAAACTCTATCTCTTCTCTGAGAACGGGTTTAGAAACTTCGCGACGAAGGGAAAGTGCATCACCGACCCGAAAGACCTGGCTGACCTCAAGATGCGCGCTCAGGAGTCGTGGGTGCACGAAGAAACCTATCGTGCCCTTGGCGGAAACCCTGTGAGAATCGCCGTGCCTGAGACTCTGAGCGCAATTCAATCGAATAACGTTCAAGGCTTTGATAACACGCCGCTCTTCGCGTTTGCCGCAAGCTGGCATCAGGGAATCGACCATTGGACGCTCAGCGACCACATTTACCAGCCAGCCGTGATCGTCTACTCCAAGGAGTGGTTCGAAAAACTCCCGAAAGACCTTCAGGAAATCTTGCTCGCCGACCGGAAGAAAGAGACTGACATGGGGCGCGACCTCGTCAGAAAACTGCATCCGAAGTTGGTTCAGAACCTCGAAGCGTCGAACATCAAAGTATGTTCGGTCACTCCTGCCCAACGCAAAGCCTTTGCTGACAAGACCAAGTCTGTACACAACTTGTTCAAAAAGCGAGTCGGCAAGAAGGGCGCAAATCTACTAGACATCATCGAAAAGAACCGCTGA
- a CDS encoding TRAP transporter small permease encodes MAEERNSAELADRIPAFGRVDHLVFKVESVVVVAALIAMSIFVFVDVLYQLMVAIDQYHGQSDPKGWLIAGLLIVFVGAMGYASTSNVHFSQGKRIGISVGATLALIGFSVSLTQLESSTVYRALSIGVGAVLVWHFQKTGSKPGLIVSLAATALFFWFSGGIPQGYSWAQSYSLLLLLWVGFLGASMAARQRRHLRVDLARKLLSPQKLPLFNALSYSAAAIFSGIIFYLSYIYIFDVQSTYIRPIWEFPDWVPAGLQETLQVWPPPEDAGLFERIMRVVLSPIESGEPPDWLKVLAIPVAFALITIRFGMHAFVFLRMALRKESFEEAVEVH; translated from the coding sequence ATGGCGGAAGAACGTAACTCTGCCGAGTTGGCCGACCGAATCCCCGCATTCGGCCGGGTCGACCATCTTGTGTTCAAAGTCGAATCAGTGGTCGTTGTGGCGGCCCTGATAGCGATGAGCATCTTTGTTTTTGTGGACGTTCTCTACCAACTCATGGTGGCGATAGACCAATATCATGGCCAATCGGACCCCAAAGGCTGGCTCATTGCTGGGCTCTTGATCGTCTTTGTGGGTGCGATGGGTTACGCGTCCACGTCCAATGTTCATTTCTCTCAAGGAAAACGCATCGGGATCAGTGTGGGGGCCACGCTCGCTCTAATCGGCTTCAGTGTATCGCTGACCCAATTGGAGAGCTCCACGGTCTACCGAGCTCTAAGCATTGGAGTCGGAGCGGTGCTGGTCTGGCATTTCCAAAAGACCGGGTCCAAGCCTGGTTTGATAGTAAGCCTGGCCGCAACAGCGCTCTTTTTCTGGTTCTCGGGTGGAATCCCACAAGGCTATTCGTGGGCGCAATCTTATAGTTTGCTCCTCCTTTTGTGGGTTGGGTTCTTGGGTGCAAGCATGGCCGCTCGTCAGCGGCGCCACTTGAGGGTCGACCTCGCTCGAAAGCTCCTCTCCCCTCAGAAACTTCCGCTTTTCAACGCTCTCTCCTACAGTGCTGCCGCGATTTTCAGCGGGATCATTTTTTACCTTTCTTACATCTACATTTTCGACGTTCAGTCTACGTATATCCGCCCAATTTGGGAGTTTCCGGACTGGGTTCCTGCGGGTTTGCAAGAGACGCTACAAGTCTGGCCTCCCCCAGAAGACGCCGGACTCTTTGAGCGCATTATGCGCGTCGTGCTTTCTCCTATCGAGTCCGGAGAGCCACCGGATTGGCTCAAGGTCTTGGCGATTCCGGTCGCGTTTGCGCTGATCACCATTCGCTTCGGCATGCACGCATTTGTATTTCTGAGGATGGCCTTGCGAAAAGAGAGCTTCGAAGAAGCCGTGGAGGTGCACTAA
- a CDS encoding TRAP transporter large permease, translating into MRRFISSFFAIFLVFFYLGAASAQPETLDSLMDEVESEIAEENADEPSGEPTEVKTLDELMDDVMDPVEDEPLAEDPTEDASVEEIVEAPPEAPSPYDGFFWFGLIALIVGLIGLGVPLYVLIGSIATYLLFFGGVFNEFRLLTSIIEQTRALADQPVLLAIPFFVISGAIMTEGDIAKRLIAFAQSVFGVLPGGLAISAVFASVFFAAISGSSPVTVIAIGSIMFPALVKAGYDQRFSTGLVTSAGSLGILIPPSIPMIIYAIADPTGLKDPVGYTVSSAGGGDSSVKDLFIAGLGPGILICLALSLWAFRIGLIQKVEREKFDIKEVGRAFVSGFWALNLPIIILGGIYSGIFTATQAAAVSVIYAAAVEFFIHKSIKLKDVPRVFSESAILMGSLLIIMALALGFNLYLDRAKIPEMAVEYILSLDLSLITFLLLVNVLLIIVGFFMDIISAILILVPLLAPIAFGLGIHPLHMAIIFIVNLEIGYLTPPIGLNLFVSSTLFKKSIGEVVRSTLPFTAIMVVCLIIVTYVPTVSLGLVSFSKGQGFWVPWPDTQVEKVEDAPAEAEPQVVAPPAEADGSAKTLDQLMDDVEEEIEEPVDSAPKTLDELMDDVEDEIADEPDGSTP; encoded by the coding sequence ATGCGTAGATTCATCTCGAGCTTCTTTGCCATATTCCTGGTCTTTTTCTACCTTGGCGCCGCCTCAGCACAGCCTGAGACGCTCGACTCCCTCATGGACGAGGTAGAGAGTGAAATCGCTGAAGAAAACGCTGACGAGCCATCTGGCGAGCCCACAGAGGTCAAGACTCTGGACGAGTTGATGGACGACGTGATGGACCCGGTCGAGGACGAACCTTTGGCCGAAGATCCCACGGAAGATGCCTCAGTAGAAGAAATTGTTGAGGCGCCGCCGGAGGCGCCGTCTCCTTACGACGGGTTCTTCTGGTTCGGGCTCATCGCGCTCATCGTGGGCCTGATTGGGTTGGGAGTACCACTTTATGTGCTCATTGGGTCCATCGCCACGTATCTGCTCTTCTTCGGCGGCGTCTTCAACGAGTTCCGGCTCCTGACGTCTATCATTGAGCAAACTCGCGCACTTGCTGACCAACCGGTCCTCCTCGCGATTCCGTTCTTCGTGATCTCGGGTGCGATTATGACCGAAGGAGATATTGCCAAACGTCTCATCGCCTTTGCGCAGTCCGTTTTTGGTGTACTACCTGGCGGACTCGCAATCTCTGCGGTCTTCGCGAGCGTCTTCTTTGCGGCGATCAGCGGCTCCTCACCTGTCACAGTGATCGCGATCGGGAGTATCATGTTCCCGGCGCTCGTTAAGGCTGGCTACGACCAACGATTCAGCACAGGTCTTGTTACTTCAGCAGGAAGCCTTGGAATTCTGATTCCTCCCAGCATCCCGATGATCATCTACGCCATCGCAGACCCCACCGGGCTCAAAGATCCCGTCGGCTACACGGTCTCATCGGCGGGCGGCGGCGATTCAAGTGTCAAGGACCTCTTCATCGCGGGTCTTGGCCCCGGAATTCTCATCTGCCTCGCGCTCTCTCTCTGGGCCTTTAGAATCGGTCTGATTCAAAAAGTCGAACGCGAGAAGTTCGATATCAAGGAAGTGGGGCGTGCATTCGTATCGGGATTCTGGGCGCTCAATCTCCCAATCATCATTCTGGGCGGCATCTATTCGGGAATCTTCACTGCGACCCAGGCAGCCGCTGTTTCGGTCATCTACGCTGCAGCCGTGGAGTTCTTCATCCACAAGAGCATCAAGCTCAAAGATGTCCCTCGCGTTTTCAGCGAAAGCGCGATCCTGATGGGAAGCCTTCTCATCATCATGGCTCTGGCGCTGGGCTTCAATCTCTACTTGGACCGAGCGAAAATCCCTGAAATGGCCGTGGAGTACATCCTGAGCCTCGACCTGAGCCTGATTACGTTCCTCCTTCTGGTGAACGTGCTTTTGATCATCGTCGGCTTCTTCATGGATATCATCTCGGCCATCTTGATCCTTGTTCCACTTCTGGCTCCGATCGCGTTTGGACTGGGAATTCACCCACTCCACATGGCCATCATCTTCATCGTGAACCTGGAAATCGGCTACCTCACGCCGCCGATCGGCCTAAACCTCTTCGTATCCAGCACGCTCTTTAAGAAGTCTATCGGCGAGGTAGTGCGCTCTACCCTGCCCTTCACCGCGATCATGGTCGTCTGCCTTATCATCGTGACCTACGTACCTACCGTCAGTCTCGGCCTCGTGAGCTTCTCTAAAGGCCAGGGATTCTGGGTGCCTTGGCCAGATACTCAGGTCGAAAAGGTTGAAGATGCGCCCGCCGAGGCTGAGCCACAGGTCGTTGCGCCACCGGCCGAAGCCGACGGCAGCGCAAAAACCTTGGATCAGCTGATGGATGATGTGGAAGAAGAGATCGAGGAACCAGTCGACTCGGCGCCTAAGACTTTAGACGAGTTGATGGACGACGTTGAAGATGAAATAGCTGATGAACCCGATGGCTCAACGCCCTGA
- the hflC gene encoding protease modulator HflC, whose amino-acid sequence MKKIIGLMIVLVLFLLGWNASTYVVREGEHAIVLQFGKLVGGESEPGLYFRTPFVTNIVKLDKRFLEWNGESNQIPTNDKRFIWVDTYARWRITDPELFFRRVKNQAGAQIRLDDIIDGATRDYVAKHDLLELVRSSNRTLSDVENDPDMRDELDEIKIGRSKITELILADVQKLSSELGVEVVDVRFKRIDYNKEVRNAVFDRMVAERERIANRYKSEGSGEASRIRGEKEYELNRIQSEAERQAEELRGEADAKTVAIYAEAYNQDVEFYQFLRSMESYPKVFDANTTMMLSTDMDYFKYLKSPSGR is encoded by the coding sequence ATGAAAAAGATTATCGGCTTAATGATTGTGCTGGTGCTCTTCCTGCTCGGTTGGAACGCCTCAACGTATGTGGTTCGGGAAGGTGAACACGCCATCGTGCTTCAGTTCGGCAAGCTCGTGGGCGGCGAGAGCGAGCCCGGTCTCTATTTCAGGACTCCTTTCGTGACCAATATCGTGAAGTTGGACAAACGTTTCCTTGAGTGGAACGGGGAGTCGAACCAAATCCCGACGAACGATAAACGATTCATCTGGGTAGATACCTATGCACGATGGAGGATTACAGACCCTGAGCTCTTCTTCCGACGCGTGAAGAACCAGGCGGGCGCTCAGATTCGATTGGATGATATCATTGACGGAGCCACACGAGACTACGTGGCTAAACACGATCTCCTTGAGTTAGTGAGGTCTTCAAACCGTACCCTGAGCGACGTGGAGAACGACCCGGATATGCGTGACGAGCTCGATGAAATCAAGATTGGTAGGTCGAAGATTACCGAGTTGATTTTGGCGGATGTTCAAAAGCTCTCAAGCGAGCTCGGCGTAGAAGTTGTAGACGTACGGTTTAAGCGGATCGACTACAACAAAGAAGTTCGAAACGCCGTGTTTGATCGCATGGTCGCTGAACGCGAGCGAATCGCGAACCGCTACAAATCCGAAGGTAGTGGTGAGGCCTCTAGGATTCGTGGCGAGAAGGAGTACGAGCTAAACCGAATTCAGTCCGAAGCCGAAAGGCAGGCCGAAGAGCTACGCGGCGAAGCTGATGCCAAGACCGTGGCGATATACGCAGAGGCGTATAATCAAGACGTGGAGTTTTACCAATTCCTGCGGTCAATGGAGAGCTATCCCAAAGTGTTTGACGCCAACACGACGATGATGCTGTCCACCGACATGGACTACTTCAAGTATTTGAAGTCGCCATCAGGGCGTTGA
- the hflK gene encoding FtsH protease activity modulator HflK yields MADFDLGSIREKVEKSGKKGVVLKIWTGLFVVVLFIMVVADLFYQVNAESVGVITRFGRYIETVNPGLHMKIPFVDEVHIVETERQHKEEFGFRTVSTAGGQSQWESEPYIEESLMLTGDLNVIEVHWAVQYRISDPYNYLFRVRNVKNTLRMMTEAVMREVIGDRTVNEALTSGRVDIAVEAQKRLQELCKSYEIGLTIDQVILLDITPPDPVKPSFNLVNQAQQEKEKLINQARAEYNAEVPRAAGEAEQTIQQARGYAVARINRAEGEAARFKALVAEYKKAPEITRQRIYLESMAEILPTIGQRVITDQEGPGIVPLMNLQPKGGSQ; encoded by the coding sequence ATGGCAGATTTTGACCTCGGGTCTATCCGAGAAAAAGTGGAGAAATCCGGCAAAAAGGGAGTGGTCCTGAAGATATGGACTGGCCTCTTCGTGGTGGTGCTTTTCATCATGGTTGTCGCTGATCTCTTTTACCAGGTGAATGCGGAAAGTGTGGGAGTGATCACGCGGTTCGGGCGTTATATCGAGACGGTCAACCCGGGTTTGCATATGAAAATTCCTTTCGTGGACGAGGTTCATATTGTGGAGACTGAGCGTCAACACAAAGAGGAGTTTGGGTTTCGCACAGTGAGTACCGCCGGCGGACAGAGCCAGTGGGAATCAGAGCCCTATATCGAAGAGAGTCTTATGCTCACTGGTGACCTCAATGTGATCGAGGTTCACTGGGCGGTCCAGTACAGAATCAGCGACCCGTACAACTATCTCTTCCGCGTCAGGAACGTCAAAAACACGTTGCGCATGATGACCGAAGCCGTGATGAGGGAAGTCATCGGTGACCGAACCGTCAACGAAGCTCTGACCTCGGGTCGTGTAGACATCGCTGTGGAGGCGCAAAAACGGTTGCAGGAGCTCTGCAAATCCTATGAAATCGGGCTGACCATCGACCAGGTGATTTTGTTGGATATCACGCCTCCAGACCCGGTGAAGCCAAGTTTCAACCTCGTGAACCAGGCCCAACAGGAGAAGGAAAAACTCATCAATCAGGCGCGTGCCGAGTACAACGCAGAGGTGCCTAGAGCAGCCGGTGAGGCCGAACAGACCATCCAGCAAGCTCGTGGTTATGCAGTGGCTCGTATCAACCGTGCCGAAGGCGAAGCAGCACGATTCAAGGCGCTGGTCGCGGAGTACAAGAAGGCGCCCGAGATTACTCGGCAGCGCATCTACTTGGAGAGCATGGCCGAGATACTCCCGACCATCGGTCAACGGGTCATCACAGACCAAGAAGGACCAGGGATTGTGCCTCTGATGAACTTGCAGCCCAAAGGAGGTAGCCAATGA